The following are from one region of the Nitrospirota bacterium genome:
- a CDS encoding pentapeptide repeat-containing protein, whose product MTKEELLKRLQNNESVAGMDLSWADLSGMDLHGVDLSGCTMTGAKLINTILDEAILEDAFMAEVNIANASLKGVRGKRVFFQRADMRNVNMEGCDFEEAHFQVSDLSGAILMNSNLKGAMFIDSTLTDADLSGADMSWANLRGADLTRANFSGAKLIEADMRKVKTEGANFSNVDATGAMFYGKPPWEGEKKDKDWEKELPYHQED is encoded by the coding sequence ATGACTAAAGAAGAATTACTCAAACGATTACAGAACAACGAGAGCGTAGCTGGCATGGACCTTAGCTGGGCAGACCTCAGCGGAATGGATTTGCATGGGGTTGACCTGTCCGGCTGTACTATGACCGGTGCAAAGTTAATAAATACAATTCTTGACGAGGCCATTCTTGAAGATGCATTTATGGCAGAAGTAAATATCGCAAATGCAAGCCTTAAAGGCGTCAGAGGTAAAAGGGTGTTTTTCCAGAGGGCGGACATGCGTAATGTTAATATGGAAGGCTGTGACTTTGAAGAGGCACACTTTCAGGTGTCTGATCTATCCGGGGCAATATTGATGAACTCCAATCTGAAGGGTGCTATGTTTATTGATTCAACACTTACAGACGCCGACCTCTCAGGTGCAGACATGAGTTGGGCTAATCTGCGGGGTGCTGACCTGACCCGTGCAAACTTCTCCGGTGCAAAACTGATTGAGGCTGATATGCGAAAGGTCAAGACTGAAGGGGCCAACTTCAGTAATGTTGATGCAACCGGTGCAATGTTCTATGGCAAGCCACCGTGGGAAGGGGAAAAGAAGGACAAGGACTGGGAGAAGGAACTCCCATATCACCAGGAAGACTAA